In the Candidatus Desulfatibia profunda genome, one interval contains:
- a CDS encoding NADH-quinone oxidoreductase subunit L, whose amino-acid sequence MTLSLIQDATFMTAAMASLLPFGAFVLIMVFARKNPKVSAGLSIGAVTGSLAGAVYLLLCHRHLKTPIQYAGQWLVSGDITVPIGLLLDPLSLLMLAIVAAICFLVQVYSLGYMAGDPGLSRYYAFMSLFAWAMISLTLSPTMLQLYVFWELVGLSSYLLIGFWYEKFSASEAGKKAFVMTRLGDVAFLLGLLLVLIHFGNLNILEMNGPEITTRMAPGLIFLAAFLIFGGIIGKSAQFPLLTWLPDAMEGPTPVSALLHSATMVAAGVYLFARLFPFFSHSAAAMTVFLAIGTISMLLASTMAMVSRDIKQVWAYSTISQLGFMIMGLAAGSYVAGVFHLTTHAGFKALLFLCSGVFIHAFHTNDMFEIGRQGGRGLKIPIICMTVAAAALAGLPPFSGFFSKELILAALAGLENPVWLAAGLTGAFLTAYYAFRLIFIILFPKISESGDPQDNQFSTHEHNSGQRHYWVMAWPLIVLATITLLLGFGQGFLELFLSGPLAGLKEPAGGHHAWLMYAALGLVAAGIFLAWVEFGRSRAGQVGFAERVPALKALFLQRWYLDRFYRLFLDTVIYGGFSRLCTKNDNQVIDGGIHALGKGVVGSGRMLSNLHMGMIQYRLTVMFVVVILLALYFFF is encoded by the coding sequence ATGACCTTAAGCCTGATTCAAGATGCAACCTTTATGACGGCGGCGATGGCATCGCTGCTGCCTTTCGGCGCCTTTGTGTTGATCATGGTCTTTGCCCGCAAGAACCCGAAAGTTTCCGCCGGCCTTTCGATCGGGGCTGTGACGGGTTCGCTGGCAGGCGCCGTTTATCTGCTGCTATGTCACCGGCACCTTAAAACACCGATTCAGTATGCCGGGCAGTGGCTGGTCTCCGGCGACATCACCGTTCCAATCGGGTTGCTTCTCGATCCCTTAAGCCTGCTGATGCTTGCGATTGTGGCTGCGATCTGTTTTTTGGTGCAGGTTTATTCCTTAGGCTACATGGCCGGCGATCCGGGACTTTCGCGTTATTACGCTTTCATGTCGCTTTTTGCCTGGGCCATGATCAGCCTGACCCTGTCGCCCACCATGCTCCAGCTCTATGTTTTTTGGGAGCTTGTGGGGCTGTCTTCCTACTTGCTCATCGGTTTCTGGTACGAAAAGTTCAGTGCCAGCGAGGCGGGCAAAAAGGCCTTTGTCATGACCCGCCTGGGTGATGTTGCCTTTCTGCTCGGTCTTTTGCTGGTATTGATTCATTTCGGAAACCTGAACATCCTTGAAATGAACGGCCCGGAAATAACGACGCGCATGGCGCCGGGGTTGATCTTCTTGGCGGCCTTTTTGATTTTCGGAGGAATTATCGGCAAAAGCGCCCAATTCCCGCTGCTGACCTGGCTGCCGGATGCCATGGAAGGACCCACGCCGGTCAGCGCCCTGCTGCATTCCGCCACGATGGTGGCCGCCGGCGTCTATCTGTTCGCGCGACTTTTTCCGTTTTTCAGTCATTCGGCCGCCGCCATGACCGTTTTTCTGGCCATCGGCACCATCAGTATGCTGCTGGCATCCACCATGGCCATGGTCAGCCGCGATATCAAACAGGTCTGGGCCTATTCCACCATCAGCCAGCTCGGATTCATGATTATGGGGCTGGCGGCCGGCAGCTACGTTGCCGGTGTGTTTCACCTGACCACCCATGCCGGATTTAAAGCCTTGCTGTTCCTGTGCTCCGGGGTTTTTATCCATGCTTTTCATACCAACGACATGTTTGAAATCGGTCGACAGGGGGGGCGTGGGTTGAAGATTCCCATAATCTGCATGACCGTCGCCGCTGCGGCCTTGGCTGGTTTGCCGCCGTTTTCGGGCTTTTTCAGCAAGGAATTGATTTTGGCGGCGCTGGCAGGCTTGGAAAATCCCGTCTGGCTGGCTGCCGGCCTTACAGGCGCATTTTTAACCGCCTATTACGCTTTCCGGCTGATCTTTATTATTCTGTTTCCTAAAATTTCTGAAAGCGGGGATCCCCAGGATAATCAGTTCTCAACCCACGAACACAATAGCGGACAGCGGCACTACTGGGTGATGGCCTGGCCGTTGATTGTGTTGGCGACGATAACCCTGCTGCTGGGCTTCGGCCAGGGATTTTTGGAGCTTTTCCTGTCCGGTCCGCTTGCCGGCCTGAAGGAACCCGCTGGCGGCCACCACGCTTGGCTGATGTATGCGGCCTTGGGTTTGGTTGCCGCCGGCATTTTTCTGGCTTGGGTAGAATTCGGGCGCAGCCGCGCCGGCCAGGTGGGTTTTGCAGAACGGGTTCCGGCTTTAAAGGCCCTTTTTCTCCAGCGGTGGTATCTGGACCGCTTTTACCGCCTGTTTTTAGATACGGTCATCTACGGGGGATTCTCCAGGCTGTGCACCAAGAACGACAACCAGGTGATCGACGGCGGCATTCACGCCCTCGGCAAGGGCGTCGTAGGCAGCGGCCGTATGCTTTCCAACCTGCATATGGGAATGATTCAGTACAGGTTGACGGTCATGTTTGTGGTTGTGATT
- the nuoK gene encoding NADH-quinone oxidoreductase subunit NuoK has product MIVPYSHVLVLAGILFLMGMFCAVTRRNLIMILLGLEIMLNAAVVAFVGAALRWQHLEGQAVAIFVLAIAAAEVSIGLALVVRVYKQTGSIDPGAYN; this is encoded by the coding sequence ATGATTGTTCCGTACAGCCATGTGCTTGTATTGGCCGGAATACTTTTTTTGATGGGAATGTTCTGCGCGGTCACCCGGCGCAACCTGATCATGATCCTGCTGGGTCTGGAGATCATGTTAAATGCCGCTGTTGTCGCTTTTGTGGGTGCCGCCCTGCGCTGGCAGCATCTGGAGGGACAGGCGGTCGCGATCTTTGTCCTGGCGATCGCTGCGGCCGAGGTTTCGATCGGATTGGCGTTGGTTGTCCGTGTTTACAAACAGACCGGGTCGATTGACCCGGGAGCCTATAACTGA
- a CDS encoding NADH-quinone oxidoreductase subunit J, translated as MTLYSIIFYMLAGMILVSTGLAITRRNLVHAAIYLVISFFGSAMLFYLLGAPLLAALEVIIYAGAIMVLFLFIIMMLKVEGLEEHFFPMRQWIPAAGMGLIFCAVGILMISRDADLRVPLQTAVAEPWEFGQYLFQNHWLAIEIVSLLLLIAVIGVLYLGKDNGKVSGGER; from the coding sequence ATGACGCTTTATTCGATCATTTTTTATATGTTAGCCGGTATGATCCTGGTGTCAACGGGTCTTGCCATTACCCGGCGCAATCTGGTGCATGCGGCAATTTACCTGGTCATTTCCTTTTTCGGCAGTGCCATGCTGTTTTACCTTTTGGGAGCACCATTATTAGCGGCGCTGGAGGTAATTATTTACGCCGGGGCAATTATGGTTTTATTCCTCTTTATCATTATGATGCTGAAAGTGGAGGGACTTGAAGAGCACTTTTTCCCGATGCGTCAATGGATCCCCGCCGCCGGGATGGGCCTTATATTTTGTGCGGTGGGCATACTGATGATCTCAAGGGATGCGGACCTCAGGGTGCCGCTGCAAACCGCCGTGGCAGAACCTTGGGAGTTCGGACAATATCTTTTTCAAAACCACTGGTTGGCCATAGAAATCGTCTCCCTGCTGCTGCTTATCGCAGTTATCGGTGTGCTGTATCTGGGCAAGGATAACGGTAAGGTAAGCGGAGGTGAACGATGA
- the nuoI gene encoding NADH-quinone oxidoreductase subunit NuoI → MTAVLEDLKAFGAGFATTFKHLFRKPITEQYPEYKRPLPARTRARIILTRDPDGRERCVACYLCSAVCPVSCISMQSAQQDDGRRYAVWFRINFGRCIYCGLCEEACPTSAIQLTPDFEMCKRRVLALVYEKEDLLVDHTGKDKQYNFYKYAGVTTDVGDKGEHIQEEKPINIKSNLP, encoded by the coding sequence ATGACGGCGGTTTTGGAAGACCTAAAGGCGTTTGGGGCCGGATTTGCCACCACCTTCAAGCACCTTTTCCGCAAGCCGATTACCGAGCAATACCCGGAGTACAAGCGTCCCCTGCCGGCGCGAACCCGGGCCCGCATCATTTTGACCCGCGACCCGGACGGCCGCGAACGCTGCGTGGCCTGTTACCTGTGTTCGGCAGTTTGCCCGGTCAGCTGCATCTCGATGCAATCGGCGCAGCAAGACGACGGACGGCGGTATGCCGTTTGGTTCCGCATCAACTTTGGCCGCTGCATTTACTGTGGTTTATGTGAAGAGGCCTGCCCGACGTCGGCCATTCAATTGACGCCTGATTTTGAAATGTGCAAGCGCCGGGTTTTAGCGCTGGTTTACGAAAAAGAAGATCTGCTTGTGGATCACACGGGCAAAGACAAGCAATACAATTTTTATAAATATGCGGGCGTGACGACCGATGTGGGCGACAAGGGGGAACATATCCAGGAAGAAAAGCCCATAAACATTAAGAGCAATCTTCCCTGA
- the nuoH gene encoding NADH-quinone oxidoreductase subunit NuoH → MMTWVAGFFLLIVKLVLVLGCMLFLAAYLVWAERKLLARLQVRYGPNRAGKFGLLQPIADAIKMITKEDIVPAAADRVIFLLAPAVVAVTALLMFAVVPFGPGLRIWDREIPLVISDLNVGLLYVFALSSLGVYGVALGGWASNSKFALLGGIRGAAQMISYELSLGLSLVPIVMLARSFSLVDIVQAQADYPFILVQPISFIIFFVSAMAESKRIPFDLPEAENELGAGFHTEYSGMRFGLFFIGEYVHIQVLGALVAVFFLGGWRGPWLPPVVWLFVKIILIVLVMIWIRGTLPRLRYDQLMALGWKVLVPAALINIIITGAFILI, encoded by the coding sequence ATGATGACCTGGGTTGCCGGATTTTTTCTTTTGATTGTCAAGCTGGTGCTGGTGCTGGGCTGTATGCTCTTTCTGGCCGCCTACCTGGTGTGGGCCGAACGTAAGCTCCTGGCGCGGCTGCAGGTTCGCTACGGTCCCAATCGGGCCGGAAAGTTCGGATTGCTTCAGCCCATTGCCGATGCCATCAAGATGATCACCAAGGAGGATATCGTTCCGGCAGCGGCCGACCGGGTTATCTTCCTTTTAGCGCCGGCCGTTGTTGCCGTTACGGCCCTGCTTATGTTTGCCGTGGTTCCCTTTGGACCCGGCCTAAGGATTTGGGACCGGGAAATCCCTCTGGTGATATCGGATCTCAATGTGGGGCTCTTGTATGTTTTTGCGCTTTCTTCTCTGGGGGTCTACGGCGTTGCCCTGGGCGGCTGGGCCTCCAATTCCAAATTCGCCCTGTTGGGCGGTATTCGGGGGGCCGCCCAGATGATCAGTTACGAGCTTTCGCTGGGTCTTTCCCTGGTTCCGATCGTCATGCTGGCCCGCTCTTTCAGCCTGGTGGATATTGTGCAGGCCCAGGCGGATTATCCCTTTATTTTGGTCCAGCCGATTTCCTTTATCATCTTTTTTGTCAGTGCCATGGCAGAGAGCAAACGAATTCCGTTTGATCTGCCCGAAGCGGAAAATGAACTGGGCGCCGGCTTTCATACGGAATACAGCGGCATGCGCTTCGGCCTTTTCTTTATCGGCGAATATGTTCATATACAGGTATTGGGGGCGCTGGTGGCGGTCTTTTTCCTGGGCGGCTGGCGCGGTCCCTGGCTGCCGCCGGTGGTATGGCTGTTTGTAAAAATCATCCTGATTGTTCTTGTTATGATCTGGATTCGCGGAACCCTGCCGCGTCTGCGGTACGATCAATTGATGGCCCTGGGCTGGAAGGTACTGGTTCCGGCGGCGCTGATCAATATTATCATAACCGGAGCATTTATTTTGATCTAA
- the nuoG gene encoding NADH-quinone oxidoreductase subunit NuoG: MPKLIIDEQEIEVPAGTKVIEAAERLGIMIPRFCYHPALGSVGACRVCAVKFLQGPFKGLQMSCMIDAADGMVVSTTDQEVVEFRKYVIEWLMLNHPHDCPVCDEGGHCLLQDTTIAGGHGLRRYRGKKRTHVDQYLGPLIQHEMNRCIQCYRCSRFYQEFSGYRDLGVMQIGRRVYFGRYQAGTLESPFAGNLADICPTGVFTDKPSRFIGRRWDYERSPSLCINCSLGCHTVISARYREVVRQEARFSRAINGYFICDRGRYGFAYASLAERPRQACIDGKAASWQESLRTALEGLGRISTESGPAAVACVGSARSSLETQVALRRLCRTQGWQGPVYWLDHDIAINAKTAVSMLDNNLTVSLRDLEKADYILAVGADPVNEAPMLALALRQAQRSGAKVALLDPRPIDLPFDFSHLPAALPRLAHYLALLLKDLGAPDTIKRMGLDAHEFSDAAAAESGMAIANREMMAAVAEGLRQSRRPVIVCGTQVVPATVPALAADIARLLNTMNKQAGLFYLLPGANAFGAVLLSDTAATFEQILAGIESGDIKALVLVESDPYWHFADRPRLERALERLELLIVLDYLDSRTVQAADVFLPTLTLYETGGFFINQEGRVQKAPVAFQGGRPVSQVSGGSHPPRTFRSDIPGTGAKAAWEALAEFGAGLSEPEKETKSADATTWLAQAHPLFADLAPKDAFPDNGVRLSLGPDRGIPVQSLATVSIKDPGPAGSLELITVDWTFGTEELSARSPYLGQVEKEPCVLMQSADAARLGLADGDNIVVRSDAGEINVPVAVKDNMASGTLVLPRHRRLVWQYAGAASIALGKDRIFKAGKDES, encoded by the coding sequence ATGCCGAAACTGATCATCGATGAACAGGAAATAGAAGTTCCAGCGGGAACCAAGGTTATCGAGGCGGCCGAACGGCTGGGCATCATGATCCCGCGCTTCTGCTATCATCCGGCCCTTGGGTCTGTGGGTGCCTGCCGGGTCTGTGCGGTGAAGTTTTTGCAAGGGCCTTTCAAAGGATTGCAGATGAGCTGCATGATCGATGCCGCCGACGGCATGGTGGTGTCGACTACGGACCAAGAGGTCGTCGAGTTCCGCAAATACGTTATCGAATGGCTCATGCTGAATCATCCCCATGACTGTCCGGTTTGCGATGAAGGCGGTCACTGTCTGCTTCAGGACACCACGATTGCCGGCGGACATGGGCTCCGGCGTTACCGGGGCAAAAAACGAACCCATGTTGATCAGTACCTGGGGCCGCTGATTCAGCACGAAATGAACCGGTGCATCCAGTGCTATCGATGCTCCCGGTTCTATCAGGAATTTAGCGGCTATCGCGATCTGGGCGTCATGCAGATCGGCCGGCGGGTCTATTTTGGCCGCTATCAGGCAGGTACGCTGGAAAGTCCTTTTGCCGGGAACCTTGCCGATATCTGCCCCACCGGGGTTTTTACGGACAAACCGTCCCGGTTCATTGGGCGGCGCTGGGATTATGAGCGCAGCCCATCTTTATGCATCAACTGCTCTTTGGGATGTCATACCGTTATCAGCGCCCGCTATCGTGAAGTCGTCCGGCAGGAAGCGCGCTTCAGCCGGGCGATCAACGGCTATTTTATCTGCGATCGCGGCCGCTACGGCTTTGCTTATGCCAGCTTGGCAGAGCGTCCCCGGCAGGCCTGCATTGACGGTAAAGCGGCTTCCTGGCAAGAGTCTTTAAGGACGGCTTTGGAAGGATTGGGCCGCATCAGCACCGAATCGGGTCCGGCTGCCGTTGCCTGTGTCGGTTCGGCCCGGAGCAGCCTGGAAACGCAAGTGGCCCTAAGGCGCCTTTGCCGAACTCAAGGCTGGCAGGGCCCGGTTTACTGGCTGGATCACGACATCGCCATAAACGCCAAGACCGCCGTATCAATGCTCGATAACAACCTGACTGTTTCCCTGCGGGACCTGGAAAAAGCCGATTATATTCTGGCCGTGGGAGCCGATCCGGTCAACGAAGCCCCCATGCTGGCGCTGGCGCTGCGGCAGGCTCAACGATCCGGCGCCAAAGTCGCCCTGCTGGATCCCCGGCCGATCGATTTGCCTTTTGACTTTTCGCACCTGCCGGCGGCATTGCCCAGGTTGGCTCATTACCTGGCGTTGCTGCTGAAGGACCTCGGTGCGCCGGATACGATCAAAAGGATGGGCCTCGACGCACATGAATTTTCCGATGCGGCCGCGGCCGAAAGCGGCATGGCAATTGCGAACCGGGAAATGATGGCCGCCGTGGCCGAAGGCCTCCGGCAGAGCCGGCGGCCGGTGATTGTCTGCGGCACGCAGGTTGTGCCCGCGACGGTGCCCGCCCTGGCTGCCGATATTGCGCGGCTCTTAAATACCATGAACAAACAGGCCGGCCTGTTTTACCTGCTGCCCGGAGCCAACGCCTTTGGCGCCGTCCTGCTGTCGGATACTGCGGCGACTTTCGAGCAAATCCTGGCGGGAATCGAAAGCGGTGATATCAAAGCACTGGTGCTGGTCGAAAGCGATCCCTATTGGCATTTTGCCGACCGGCCAAGATTGGAACGCGCCCTCGAACGGCTCGAGCTGTTGATCGTGCTGGATTACCTGGATTCCCGAACGGTCCAGGCTGCGGATGTTTTTTTGCCGACCCTGACCCTGTATGAGACCGGCGGCTTCTTTATCAATCAGGAAGGCAGAGTTCAAAAGGCGCCGGTTGCCTTTCAGGGCGGCCGCCCCGTATCTCAGGTCAGCGGCGGCAGCCATCCGCCCCGGACGTTCAGAAGTGATATTCCCGGAACGGGAGCAAAGGCTGCCTGGGAAGCACTGGCGGAATTTGGCGCTGGCCTGTCGGAACCGGAGAAAGAAACAAAGAGCGCAGATGCAACCACATGGCTGGCCCAAGCCCATCCGCTGTTTGCAGATCTTGCGCCCAAAGATGCGTTTCCGGATAACGGCGTGCGACTTAGCCTCGGGCCGGACAGGGGGATTCCCGTTCAGTCCCTTGCGACCGTCTCCATAAAAGACCCGGGGCCTGCCGGCAGTTTGGAGTTGATTACGGTGGACTGGACCTTCGGCACCGAAGAACTATCGGCCCGTTCGCCCTATCTCGGGCAGGTGGAAAAGGAACCCTGTGTGTTGATGCAAAGCGCCGATGCGGCCCGGCTGGGCCTTGCAGACGGCGATAACATTGTCGTCCGGTCGGATGCCGGCGAGATAAACGTGCCTGTGGCTGTCAAAGATAACATGGCTTCCGGGACGCTGGTGCTGCCCCGGCATCGGCGGCTCGTCTGGCAGTATGCGGGGGCCGCAAGCATTGCGCTCGGCAAAGACCGGATTTTCAAAGCGGGCAAGGACGAATCATGA
- a CDS encoding SLBB domain-containing protein, translated as MHPQVLFQNRKPDRINTLEEYRRSGGYQALADVLKNLSPKDVQQKLLDALLLGRGGAAFPAGRKLMTVAEDAPFPRYIVCNADEMEPGTFKDRVLIHADPHMLIEGMVIDGYAARAQKGVIFIRPEYEGAAAILEREIENARTAGYLGPNILDSGYAFDLVVHRSGGRYICGEVTAQLRALEGKRPNPKQPPPYPTEKGLWGRPTVLQNVETLACIPHIIRNGAEWFRNLALTATGAGTKIFCVSGKVNRPGCFELPMGIRLSEIIEVHAGGMRNGAKFKACLPGGASTAFLSEQFYDIEMDFESMRKAGHRLGTGAIMVFDHNTCLVAATLNLTEFFARESCGWCTPCREGFPYMRDLLWRIENGQGETEFVTILRQMCRHLWNSYCAFAPGGVAPIESLLTYFEDEVQAHIRAKKCPFGSI; from the coding sequence GGCCGATGTTTTGAAGAATTTATCTCCCAAGGATGTTCAGCAGAAGCTTTTGGATGCTTTGCTGCTGGGCCGGGGCGGTGCCGCCTTTCCGGCCGGCCGCAAGTTAATGACGGTGGCCGAGGACGCGCCTTTTCCGAGGTATATTGTCTGCAATGCCGATGAAATGGAGCCCGGGACCTTCAAGGACCGCGTGTTGATCCATGCGGATCCACACATGCTCATCGAGGGGATGGTTATCGACGGGTATGCTGCCAGGGCGCAAAAAGGTGTTATCTTTATCCGGCCCGAATATGAGGGTGCCGCCGCGATTCTGGAGCGCGAGATTGAAAACGCCAGGACCGCGGGCTATTTAGGGCCCAACATTCTGGACAGCGGTTATGCGTTCGACCTTGTCGTTCACCGCAGCGGCGGCCGCTATATTTGCGGGGAGGTGACCGCCCAATTAAGGGCTCTGGAGGGCAAACGGCCCAATCCCAAACAACCCCCGCCGTATCCCACCGAAAAGGGCCTGTGGGGACGGCCCACCGTTTTGCAGAATGTGGAAACCCTGGCCTGCATTCCGCATATCATCCGCAACGGCGCCGAGTGGTTTCGGAACCTGGCCCTGACCGCAACCGGTGCGGGAACCAAAATATTTTGCGTCAGCGGCAAGGTCAATCGACCGGGATGTTTTGAACTGCCCATGGGCATACGCTTGAGTGAAATCATCGAGGTCCATGCCGGCGGCATGCGCAACGGCGCCAAATTCAAGGCCTGCCTGCCCGGCGGTGCTTCCACGGCCTTTTTGAGCGAACAATTTTATGACATTGAGATGGATTTTGAATCCATGCGCAAAGCCGGTCACAGGCTCGGTACCGGCGCCATTATGGTTTTTGACCATAACACCTGCCTGGTGGCGGCCACTCTGAATTTGACCGAGTTTTTCGCCCGGGAATCCTGCGGCTGGTGCACGCCCTGCCGGGAGGGGTTTCCGTATATGCGCGATCTGCTTTGGCGCATAGAGAACGGGCAGGGAGAAACAGAATTTGTAACCATCCTCAGACAGATGTGCCGGCATTTATGGAATTCGTACTGCGCGTTTGCTCCCGGCGGGGTGGCTCCCATCGAGAGCCTTTTGACGTATTTTGAGGATGAGGTCCAGGCGCACATCAGAGCAAAGAAATGTCCGTTTGGGTCAATCTAA